The Longimicrobium sp. nucleotide sequence TCGCTTTGTTTTCGACGGATCGCGGTCAGCCGGGTGCTTCTTCCGGCGGGCCGATCATGGCACGCACCTCCTGCAGCAGGTGCGGCGGCATGCAGGGCTTGATCAGCAGGCCATCGAAGCCTTCCGCGATCATGCGGTCCCGATCTACCGAAAGCGCCATGGCCGTGAGCACCACGATGGGCACGCTCGCGGTGCGCGGGTCGTCGCGCAGCACGCGCATGGCCTGGCGCCCGTCCATCACCGGCATCGCCAGGTCCATCAGCACCAGGTCGGGCATGTGCTGGCGCACCAGCTCCACCGCCTCCTGGCCGTTGGCGGCGTCGAGGGTGCCATACCCCTCGCGCTCCAGCACGGCCAGCAGGGCCACCCGGTTGTCTTCGTGGTCGTCGACGAGAAGGATCGTCTTGGGCATCCGCGGGGCGCCAGCGTGCGCAAATGGCCGCCGGGTGTCCGAGCCTCGGCGGATCAGCCTGGGTGGATGGCTGAGCCCCGGCAAATCCGCAAGAACGGCGCCGGGGCGAGCCCCGCGTCAGCCGAAAAGGTCCTGCTGCGGCGTCGCGGGATAGGTGACGAGCCCGTCCGCGTGCACCACGGCGTGGGGAGACAGCCGCGCCTCTGCCGCGGGCCCGGGCCCGATGATGTCGGCCACGGGAACGCCGCGGGCCAGCAGCGCGTCGGTGATCAGGCGGCGGTGGCAGCGCCAGGGCACCGCTTCGGCGCACATGATGGCCGGCGTGCGCTCCCGCGCGTCGTCCATCAGCCGCTGCAGCGCGGCCTGGAAAGTCGGGGTCGCGGTGTAGTCGGCGTAGGCGCGAAAGGCCGCGTGCCGCCAGGCCGTGTTGGGCGACGGGGCGGCGCCGCGCTCCGTGGTCCGCCGCCCGCCGAGCGCTTCCTCGTGGCGGTAGCCGATCCCCGCCTCCGCGAGCGCCGCCGCCAGCTCGTCTCGCCCGAACTGCGGATGGCGGCGGGACCCGGGAAAGCGCCGCACATCCACCAGCAGCTGCACGCCGTTGTCCCGCAGCAGCTCCAGGAACTCGGCGGTGGTGCGTGTGGAGTGGCCGATGGTGAAGATGGCCACTACGGCGGCTACGGCTGTTCCACCGCGGAGATGGCGATGCTGATGCGCACCTCGTCCCCCAGCACGGCGCCGCCGGCTTCGGCCGCGCGGTTCCAGGAAACGCCGTAATCCATCCGGTCGATGGTGGTCTGCGCCTCGAAGCCGATGCGCCGCTTGCCCACCGCGCCGCTGACTTCCGTCATCTCGCCCTCCAGCACCACGGGCCGGGTGACGCCGCGGATGGTGAGGTTGCCGTGCACGCGCAGCTCACGTCCATCCACCGCCACGCGGGTGCTGCGGAAGGTGATCACGGGATGGTTGAGGGCGTCGAAGAAGTCGGCGGAGCGAAGGTGCGTGTCGCGCCGCTCGTTGTTGGTGTCGATGCTGGCGGTCTGGATGTCGACCTCCACCGATCCGCCCGCCAGGCTGGCCGGGTCGGCGACGAGGGTGCCGCTCCACTGGTTGAACTGCCCGCTCACGCGGCTGACCAGGTGCCGGATGCGGAAGGTGAGCTCCGAGTGCGACGTGTCGATCCGCCATCTCACCGGTGCCGCCAGTGCTGCGACAGGCGGCGCCTCGGCCGCGCGCGCGCCGCCCACCCCGGCCGACAGCATCAGCGCCGGCACCATCACCACGGCCATCATCCCACGAACCCGCATGTCTCTCGTCTCTTGGAGAAGGTAAAACGCGAAGAACGGCATCTACGGTAACGGAAACGGCAACCAGGGCCAACCCCGGAATCCACCGGGTCGGCCGTAGCTGCCGTTCGGACCGTCGTGGCCGCGGTTACCGCCGTGACTTCAGCAGCCGGCGTAGCTCGGCCTCGGACGCGATGTAGCCGAACGGGGTCCAGTTCTCGGCCGAGGTCACGCGCCAGAAGATTTCCTCGGCCTGTTCGGGACGGCCGTTGTACAGGTGCCAGTTGCCCACGGCGTAGCCCTGCGTGGCCAGCGTGGTCGCGTCGCCGCCCGCCGCCAGGAGCGAATCGGGCGCCACGCGGCCCTGGTACATCATCAGGCGGCGGTGGTACGCCTGGTTCTCGATCACGTCCATCTCCGGCCGCACCGCCGCCAGCACCTGCGCGGCCTCGGCGTCGCGGCGCAGGCGGCGGAGCGACATGTACAGCCAGTCGATCGCCGCCACGCGCTCGTCGTCGTTGCGCGACAGCGTCAGCGCATTGCGAAAGGAGTACTGCGCGTGGGGAAACTCGCCGCGAAGGTAGTACGCCAGCCCCAGGTGGTACCACACGTTGAACTGCAGCGTGGTGCGCGGCTCGTTGCGCGCGTTGGGAATGCCGTCGGGCTCGATTTCGATGGGGCGCCGGCCGATGAGCCGCGCGGCATGGTCCAGGTCGGCCACGGCGCGGTCGAAGTCGCGCGTGGTGATGTAGCGATGGCCCCGGTGGCGGTAGAAGCGGGGATCCTCGGGGTGCTTGCGGATGCCCTCGCCGAAGATGGCGATGGCGTCGCGGTAGCGGCCCAGGTACGCCACGCGCCGGCCCAGCCACAGGATGGCATCGGCGTTGTCGGGGTCGCGCTCGTACGCGTCGTACGCCTCGGAAAGCTGCGCCTCCAGCCGCTGCCGGGTTTCCAGCGGAAGCTCGGGCGCGTACAGCGGCGCGCCCAGCAGCGACACGGCTTCGGGCGTGCCGGAGGCCGTGGGCGGCGCACGGCGCACGCCCGCACAGGCGGTCAGCGACAGGGCCGAAAGCAGCGCGAACGCGGCGGCGAGCCTCATGGAAGAGTGGCGATTCCCAGGTGCGGTGCGCGAGACGCGGCCGAACCGCCGCGCCGGAGGCGGCCGTTCGGCGGGAGTGGAGCAAGGGCCGATGGATGACGGACGGATTGCAGGATACCCCCGGAGCGCCGCGTTGAAAAGGGGGAAGCACAAGGGCCGTTCCCTTGGGGCCGCAACGTAGTTCAAGGTCCGCGCACGCGGTACGGGATGGTGATTTCTCCGGGGATGGGCTCCCCGTCTTCCGTGGCCGGCGCAAAGTCCAGGGTGCGGACGGCCGCGAGCAGGTGGGCGTCGCTGCCCCGGAGCACGCCCCCGCGGTCCACCCGCACGCCGGTC carries:
- a CDS encoding response regulator, with product MPKTILLVDDHEDNRVALLAVLEREGYGTLDAANGQEAVELVRQHMPDLVLMDLAMPVMDGRQAMRVLRDDPRTASVPIVVLTAMALSVDRDRMIAEGFDGLLIKPCMPPHLLQEVRAMIGPPEEAPG
- a CDS encoding DUF488 domain-containing protein, with amino-acid sequence MAIFTIGHSTRTTAEFLELLRDNGVQLLVDVRRFPGSRRHPQFGRDELAAALAEAGIGYRHEEALGGRRTTERGAAPSPNTAWRHAAFRAYADYTATPTFQAALQRLMDDARERTPAIMCAEAVPWRCHRRLITDALLARGVPVADIIGPGPAAEARLSPHAVVHADGLVTYPATPQQDLFG
- a CDS encoding YceI family protein, with the translated sequence MRVRGMMAVVMVPALMLSAGVGGARAAEAPPVAALAAPVRWRIDTSHSELTFRIRHLVSRVSGQFNQWSGTLVADPASLAGGSVEVDIQTASIDTNNERRDTHLRSADFFDALNHPVITFRSTRVAVDGRELRVHGNLTIRGVTRPVVLEGEMTEVSGAVGKRRIGFEAQTTIDRMDYGVSWNRAAEAGGAVLGDEVRISIAISAVEQP